A part of Halobaculum sp. MBLA0143 genomic DNA contains:
- a CDS encoding spondin domain-containing protein, whose protein sequence is MFEDTTDTTDESQTTSRRNVLAGLGAGAVGLATVPAVTRAFNHGTAYEFTVTVENVSRGTTLQTTVDGESSEQGVPLSPGAYAVHSPDRPIFTTGRRERDNGLEEVAEDGSPGRLAESLAGRDSVFDAGAFDTPVGADGPGPLPPGRSYEFTAEALSGSPEMSLSLVTMFIPSNDAFYALGGQDGLSLFDGDTPRTGNVTNAVGLWDAGTEVNQEPGVGDHQAQRQRAPGVGDVEREAVAPMVRVNGYDYPDVSDVVEVSTSAETVSDQ, encoded by the coding sequence ATGTTCGAGGATACCACTGACACGACGGACGAATCACAGACGACCTCACGGCGGAACGTGCTGGCGGGACTGGGAGCCGGCGCGGTCGGGCTGGCGACGGTCCCCGCGGTCACACGGGCGTTCAACCACGGAACGGCCTACGAGTTCACGGTCACAGTCGAGAACGTCTCCCGGGGGACGACGCTCCAGACGACGGTCGACGGCGAGTCGAGCGAACAGGGGGTACCGCTGTCACCGGGCGCGTACGCCGTTCACTCCCCGGATCGGCCGATCTTCACGACCGGCCGCCGGGAACGGGACAACGGGCTGGAGGAAGTGGCCGAGGACGGATCACCCGGACGACTCGCGGAGTCGCTGGCCGGGCGTGACAGCGTCTTCGACGCGGGGGCGTTCGACACGCCAGTCGGCGCAGACGGGCCCGGTCCGCTCCCGCCCGGTCGGAGCTACGAGTTCACCGCGGAGGCGCTCAGCGGCTCTCCGGAGATGTCGCTCTCGCTCGTGACGATGTTCATCCCGTCGAACGACGCGTTCTACGCGTTGGGCGGCCAGGACGGCCTCTCGTTGTTCGACGGCGACACGCCGAGGACGGGCAACGTGACCAACGCCGTCGGACTGTGGGACGCCGGCACGGAGGTGAACCAGGAGCCGGGTGTCGGCGACCACCAGGCACAACGACAGCGTGCACCGGGTGTCGGCGACGTCGAACGCGAGGCCGTCGCTCCGATGGTACGAGTGAACGGCTACGACTACCCGGACGTGTCGGACGTCGTCGAGGTCTCCACGTCGGCCGAGACGGTGAGTGACCAGTAG
- a CDS encoding 2Fe-2S iron-sulfur cluster-binding protein, with the protein MVDPVALGTGAALVVVFVVLHYARGTGWEPTGDISDEVLEHRASTVEETEFPEPGNRAIGGGGVAAGAVPAGEDGELAEGGTAVEEEAGPGDIPDDEVEYYEVEFAKEGETIEVANDEPLLDQGEDGGMDLPYACRQGQCVSCAGQITDGGNSEEYVEHDDQQMLGDAELDDGYTLTCVAYPRDDFTIETGEAP; encoded by the coding sequence ATGGTAGACCCCGTGGCACTCGGGACGGGCGCGGCTCTCGTCGTCGTGTTCGTCGTGCTGCACTACGCCCGCGGGACGGGCTGGGAGCCGACCGGCGACATCTCCGACGAGGTGTTAGAACACCGGGCCTCGACGGTCGAGGAGACGGAGTTCCCGGAGCCGGGCAACCGGGCGATCGGCGGCGGCGGCGTCGCCGCCGGCGCGGTCCCGGCCGGCGAGGACGGTGAACTCGCCGAAGGCGGCACGGCGGTCGAGGAGGAGGCCGGTCCCGGCGACATCCCCGACGACGAAGTGGAGTACTACGAGGTGGAGTTCGCCAAGGAGGGCGAGACCATCGAGGTGGCCAACGACGAACCCCTGCTGGATCAGGGTGAAGACGGCGGGATGGACCTCCCGTACGCCTGTCGACAGGGCCAGTGTGTCTCGTGTGCCGGCCAGATCACGGACGGCGGCAACTCCGAGGAGTACGTCGAACACGACGACCAACAGATGCTCGGCGACGCCGAGCTCGACGACGGCTACACCCTGACGTGTGTGGCGTACCCCCGAGACGACTTCACGATCGAGACCGGAGAGGCACCCTGA
- a CDS encoding ArsR/SmtB family transcription factor, whose amino-acid sequence MEKALWYLLTATRGGENRLRIIRALSEQPKNANELADELDVGYKTVRHHLDTLEEHGLVEAGEQQYARLHFLTDQFRRHRGQFEEVARQVEHDDRPDVARDGG is encoded by the coding sequence ATGGAGAAAGCGCTCTGGTATCTCCTCACGGCGACACGCGGCGGGGAGAACCGACTGCGGATCATCCGTGCCCTCTCCGAGCAGCCGAAGAACGCGAACGAACTCGCGGACGAACTGGACGTGGGCTACAAGACGGTGCGACACCACCTCGACACGTTGGAGGAACACGGCCTCGTCGAGGCCGGCGAGCAACAGTACGCGCGACTCCACTTTCTCACCGACCAGTTCAGACGACACCGCGGCCAGTTCGAGGAGGTCGCACGACAGGTCGAACACGACGACCGGCCGGACGTTGCACGGGACGGCGGGTGA
- the gnd gene encoding phosphogluconate dehydrogenase (NAD(+)-dependent, decarboxylating): protein MACLTRSSAAASASAAPATPTATDNTHPADCRSVNLGVVGLGRMGRIVTERLLAADHDVVAYDVDAEATAAAAEAGAQPADSLGDLCERVAAAGETDATVVWLMVPAGDAVDATLGDLEPHLSADDVVVDGGNSHFEDSVRRGETTDAAYLDCGTSGGPAGAELGFSLMIGGPEAAYQRLTPVFDAVATGPDGHARMGPSGAGHYVKMVHNGVEYALMQAYGEGFELLHRGRYDLDLEAVARTWNNGAVIRSWLLELCEEAFREEGTDLGDVADHVAGGSTGTWTVQEALEREVPVPLIHQALAERFGSREDRFARRLANRLRYGFGRHEVRRQE from the coding sequence TCGTCAGCGGCCGCCTCGGCCTCGGCGGCTCCCGCGACACCGACCGCAACCGACAACACACACCCGGCCGACTGCCGGAGTGTGAACCTGGGCGTCGTCGGACTCGGACGGATGGGACGGATCGTCACCGAGCGGCTGCTGGCGGCGGACCACGACGTGGTCGCGTACGACGTCGACGCGGAGGCGACGGCTGCCGCCGCGGAGGCGGGCGCGCAGCCGGCCGACTCGCTCGGAGACCTGTGTGAACGGGTCGCGGCCGCCGGCGAGACGGACGCGACGGTCGTCTGGCTGATGGTGCCGGCGGGTGACGCCGTCGACGCCACGCTCGGGGACCTGGAGCCACACCTCTCGGCCGACGACGTGGTCGTCGACGGCGGCAACTCCCACTTCGAGGACTCCGTCCGACGGGGGGAGACGACGGACGCCGCCTACCTCGACTGTGGCACCTCCGGCGGGCCGGCGGGTGCCGAGCTCGGCTTCTCGTTGATGATCGGTGGCCCGGAGGCGGCATACCAGCGGCTGACGCCCGTCTTCGACGCGGTCGCAACCGGACCGGACGGGCACGCCCGGATGGGTCCCAGTGGCGCCGGTCACTACGTGAAGATGGTCCACAACGGCGTGGAGTACGCCCTGATGCAGGCGTACGGCGAGGGGTTCGAACTCCTCCACCGCGGGCGGTACGACCTAGACCTGGAGGCAGTCGCTCGCACCTGGAACAACGGCGCGGTGATTCGGTCGTGGCTGTTGGAGCTGTGCGAGGAGGCCTTCCGCGAGGAGGGGACGGACCTGGGCGACGTGGCCGACCACGTCGCCGGCGGCTCGACGGGCACCTGGACGGTTCAGGAGGCGCTCGAACGGGAGGTCCCGGTGCCGTTGATCCACCAGGCGTTGGCCGAGCGGTTCGGCTCCCGCGAGGACCGGTTCGCCCGGCGACTCGCCAACCGGCTCCGGTACGGCTTCGGGCGTCACGAGGTGCGACGGCAGGAGTAG